The nucleotide window CGCCCCGGCTGGTCACGGTCGCGGCGGGCAACTGCACCGAGGCCGGACTCCTGTCGACGCTCGCGATGCTCTCCGGAGAAGGCGCCGAGGAGTTCCTCGCTGCCCAGCAGGTGCCGCACTGGATCGTGCGCGACTGACGCGCCGCCCACGTCTGTGTCCTTTGGCCCCGGCTGGATTCCCGTGACGCCTCTTCCTTCGGGGCGGCGCAGGACTTGCAAGGTCCCGGCGGCAGAAAGTCCTCGCAGAGGAGAGCTGACTCATGAAGCGCATTCGATCGATATCGTGCACCCTGCATTCGGCCGTCGTGCTGGCCAGCTTGAGTCTTACGGGCTGCTCCAGCATGGTCACCCACTTCGGCGGCGGCCTGTCCGAGGATTTGCAGCAGAACGGCGTCGCGGCCAGGGCCAGGATCGAGGAGATCTGGGACACCGGCTGGACGATCAACGACAACCCGGTGATCGGGATGAAGGTGCTGGTCCTGCCGCCGGACCGCCCGGCCTTCACGGCGACGATCGAGAAAACGACGGTCTCGCGGATCGGCATTCCCCAGTTCCAGCCCGGCAATACCGTCCCGGTGCGCTTCGACCCCGGCAACCCGGCGGTGGTGGCGATCGACTTCGGCGGGTCGGAGTCCGCGGAATCGGCGTCGGGCAACCCCTACCGCGACCGGTTCGCGCCCACGGCACTCCTGGGCGCCAACTTCCTGCCGCCACCCGCTTCCCCCGAGCTCTACCTCGGCACCGCCGACAGCGCCGCCGACCTCGCGGCCCTGTTCGAGAACGACTACTCGCTGCTCGGTGGTTCCAGAGTGGAGAACGGGTCGAACCCCGAGCAGGCCCTCGAACAGGGCAGGGCGATCGGCGCCGCCCTGGTGGTCGTGTATGGGCACTTCTCTCCGCCCCCCGGCAAGGCGCTCGAGGTCCTGCCGTTTCGCCCGCGACCGGTGGATCCGGATTCGCCGGCGGCGAAGCGTCTCGCGGGTCCCGGCGCGGAGATGCTCGTCTCGGGCCTCGGACCGGACGACCAGTTCGCGGCCTACTGGGGCAAGACCCGGCCGGCGATCCTGGGGATCGTCTCGCGGCCACTTTCCGCAGACGAGCAGGCGCGGCTCCGGCGCGAGGATGGGATCGTGGTGGAGAGCGTGGCGAACGGCTCGCCCGCCGCCTTCGCCCGGATCGCACCCGGCGACGTGCTGATCGCGATCGACGGTGAACCGTTCGGCGACGTCACCGCCGTGCCGGCGCTCGTCACCTCCCTGGCGGGCCGGCGGGTCGGCATCGACCTGATCCGCGACGGCAGGCCGTACTCGGTGATGGTGCAGCTCAATCCAGCGGCGCCCTGAGGGGGAGACTGCCGCCCGCTTTCTCCGCCACTCTGGAACGGGCTTCAACCCCCCGCCGGGGCGGGAAGCGGGGCCTCACCGGGCGCTACTCTGGGCGATGCAGGATTCCCGGAGACAACTCATGGCAAAGCGTGTGACGGTGCTCGGAGGCGGTCGGGTGGGCCACGCAATGGCGCTCGACCTGGCGCACGAGGGGGAGTTCGAAGTGCGGGTGGCGGACGCCTCGGCGGCCGCGCTCCAAAGCCTGGCCGGTGCGGCCCACGTCGAGACGATGGCGGCGGATCTCGCCGACGCGGCGGAGATCCGCCGCGCCGTGGCCGGCGCCGACTACGCGATCGGCGCGGTGCCCGGTTTCATGGGCTATCGCACGCTCGCGACGGTGATCGACGCCGGCATCGACGTGGTCGACATCACCTTCTTCGAGGAGGATTCGCTGCGGCTCGACGCGGCGGCGAAGGCCAAGGGTGTCACCGCCATCGTCGATGCCGGCGTGGCGCCGGGGCTGACCAACGTGCTCGCCGGGCACCACGCGGCCACGTGGGACCGGCTCGACCGATTCGTGTGCGGCGTCGGCGGCCTGCCGGTCGTGCGCACGCAGCCCTGCTGGGAGTACAAGGCCGCGTTCTCGCCGGTCGACGTGCTCGAAATTTACACCCGGCCGGCGCGCGTGGTCGAGGGCGGCCGCGTGGTCGCGAAGCCCGCCCTCGCCGAGATCGGGTCCTACGAGTTTCCCGGCGTCGGCACCGTCGACGCCTTCGCGACCGATGGCCTGCGCACGCTGCTCACGACTGTCGCCTGCCCCGAGATGCGCGAGCTCACGCTGCGCTATCCCGGCCACGCGGCCAAGATGCGGATGCTGCGCGACGCCGGATTCCTCTCGGCCGAACCGGTCGAGATCGGCGGCGCGCGCGTGGCGCCGATCGAGCTCACCGGGCGGCTGCTCTTCCCGCTCTGGCAGTATGGCCCGGGCGAAGAGGACCTGACGCTCTTCTTCTGCGAGGCCGACGGTGTGAAGGACGGCGCGCCGGTTCAGGCGCGCTGGATCATGCTCGACCGCTACGACCGCGCGGGCGGGGTCTCTTCAATGGCCCGCACCACCGGC belongs to Thermoanaerobaculia bacterium and includes:
- a CDS encoding PDZ domain-containing protein, translated to MKRIRSISCTLHSAVVLASLSLTGCSSMVTHFGGGLSEDLQQNGVAARARIEEIWDTGWTINDNPVIGMKVLVLPPDRPAFTATIEKTTVSRIGIPQFQPGNTVPVRFDPGNPAVVAIDFGGSESAESASGNPYRDRFAPTALLGANFLPPPASPELYLGTADSAADLAALFENDYSLLGGSRVENGSNPEQALEQGRAIGAALVVVYGHFSPPPGKALEVLPFRPRPVDPDSPAAKRLAGPGAEMLVSGLGPDDQFAAYWGKTRPAILGIVSRPLSADEQARLRREDGIVVESVANGSPAAFARIAPGDVLIAIDGEPFGDVTAVPALVTSLAGRRVGIDLIRDGRPYSVMVQLNPAAP
- a CDS encoding saccharopine dehydrogenase NADP-binding domain-containing protein, whose protein sequence is MAKRVTVLGGGRVGHAMALDLAHEGEFEVRVADASAAALQSLAGAAHVETMAADLADAAEIRRAVAGADYAIGAVPGFMGYRTLATVIDAGIDVVDITFFEEDSLRLDAAAKAKGVTAIVDAGVAPGLTNVLAGHHAATWDRLDRFVCGVGGLPVVRTQPCWEYKAAFSPVDVLEIYTRPARVVEGGRVVAKPALAEIGSYEFPGVGTVDAFATDGLRTLLTTVACPEMRELTLRYPGHAAKMRMLRDAGFLSAEPVEIGGARVAPIELTGRLLFPLWQYGPGEEDLTLFFCEADGVKDGAPVQARWIMLDRYDRAGGVSSMARTTGYTATAALRLLASGTFRPTGVVPPEWIGRDAAACAFLLDQLARRGVRLERVG